The Vidua chalybeata isolate OUT-0048 chromosome 17, bVidCha1 merged haplotype, whole genome shotgun sequence genome contains the following window.
ctcATTGCATTCCTCAATAAcaggagtttttggggttttttaatctATGTAATATATTATTGCATAACGCTTAATTATATACAAGATGCTGTCATTTACTTAGTGGCAGTCAGATACTTTTTCAGTCTGTTACTGCATAAATGCCAAgattttcaaagtatttctgGACTAAGTTGCATTTATGAAGattgttttaaggaaaaaatatataagaaataACAGagtcttttttaaaactgtgaagCAAGTAATTTATCTGTTTTTTATATCTCCTGTAGCTTCTGAGACCCAGAGCAAGGAAGTTGGGCCTGGGTAAGTCCTTTTTAAACTCTGATcagtaaaagtaaataaaagaatCTGCTGTATACTTTGATTGATCCAGTGTATTAaggtccagaaaaaaaatcacagtaaagcccaaaagcagaaacacattttcatcCAGTTGTTTGTAAGCAAACAAGCttaaaaaatgcacataaaaatcCCAGTGTGTTTCTAAAAGGTTTCCCAGAGCCTCGGACCAGCTCCTGGGTGGTGCCCTGCACCCACGGAGCCCAGGATGGGGCTGTGAAGGATCGGTGATGATTTGGAGCCCAGTCTGTTTCCTCAGGCTCCGGGGTGCAGGCGGTGCTTTCACAAATGTCAGTGTGCAAGACATCTCAAGTAGTGGCCCATCCTCCAGTGAAGTTTCTCTGTGCATTTCTGTGTTAAAAGAGTGAGGGCAATTGTTTCTGTGTCCATCAGGCACTGCTTACATTCATGGAATGAAGTATGCCACTGGGAATTTCATCGTCATTATGGATGCTGACCTCTCCCACCACGTAAGGCTGCGTTCCGTGTACTGTGGGCACAGTCTCTTGTAACTCAGTTCTCAGTGCTTGCTCTTATTTTACCCCCGCCCTTTCTTCTGACCtgtctttctttcatttcagcCAAAATTTATTCCTGAGTTTATCAGGTAGGTGCCGATTATAGTATGGAAGTTGAtctttataaattatttatgagGCAGCCTATGAAATTCTATGCCATAGTGGGTAAAAGATAATGATTAGATTCCCTGAAGTAGCTCTTCATAAGAGAACAATCAACAGGTGTTTGAATAATGCTCATAGCCACCCTAACTAttgctttcctctcttcttaTTTGTTCAGAAGTTTGTAAAATACAGGTTTTGTACTGAAAGAGTGATTGTTCTTGCTTTGAAATTTGAACTTTGAAACATTCCTCCAGTTTTTCTGATAAAACCAATTGTTTATAGAAAGCAGCAAGAAGGCAATTTTGATATTGTATCTGGAACAAGATATAAAGGAAATGGAGGAGTGTATGGCTGGGATTTGAAAAGAAAGTTAATCAGGTTAGTACTTTTCAGCTCTTCACACAGAAATTTGTTACTTGCAAATAATAATTCCAAGTACTCTGAACTCAGAACTGCTGTacctgctgggcactgcagagtCACACTAAATACCAGAAGCACCCGCCACTGGCCAGTTCTTTGGTTCAAATCCACCAAGAAGGACTGGAATGACACAGGTGGGCTTGGAAAATGGGTTGGAACAGTGGCCTCAGGCTGGGACACACATCCAGCTCCACCAGCCAGGGAACAAGCTGCCTCTGAGACCTGGCAGGTGTGAGGGACACCCTCAGCCTGCACAGCTGGAATGCTCCTGGCCCTCCCAGAGAACAGGCAGACGTTCACGTTGATTTATTTATCCTGCAAAGAGACTGGAGCACAAGCTGTGTTACAGTCTGATCTGCAGGTGGATTTGGATTGTTCCTGGTGTTTAGGGCTGGAGTAAGTGCCCATCTTTTTGTACTAAACACCTCTGACATCgatgttttctttcacagtcGTGGAGCCAATTTTCTGACTCAGGTCTTGCTGAGACCAGGGGCATCGGATCTAACAGGGAGTTTCAGGTAGGGGTCTGCAATTCCTAACGTTTATTGGAAGTTCAGAAACTGCTGCACAAGGAACTGGAGTAAGAACAGATGTTCTTTTCTGAGGACTGTGAAATCTGTTTGGAAAGGGTGGAAGTGGATTAGATTGCAAGAACTGCTGCTCCCATGACCTCGTTAGGGAGTTTTATAAATAGTAATGAGCTGAGTGATTGCAGTTCAGATTCCTACACACTGTCTGGATTTCTAAATTCCAGCAATTGGGCTTCAGGCTTTATTTCCTTTGGAATTGTTTACAGGTTGTACAGAAAAGAAGTCTTACAGAAGCTGATGGAGAAGTGTGTTTCTAAAGGATACGTCTTCCAGATGGAGATGATTGTCCGGGCTAGGCAGCTGGGATTCACCGTTGGAGAGGTATGGGGCAGGCTGGGAGAAGTGCACTGGGCCTCCCTCCcaagggacacacagacacctCACTTCTGGGTACTTCCAAGAAGCAGCCAGGATTTTCAATTTAATAGAGAAGTTACATGTGTAGAGTTctatttttccagctttgtcAGGTGAGTGCCAGACCTGACGTGCAGTTATTTATTCCCCTGGCTTCTCAgatccttcctctcttcctgttGCCATTCCTTCGGCAGCACACAATTTTACAAGGTTCTtcaaaggagggaaagaagtCAAAATACACCACAAAGCTGCTCTGagccttttcttccctgcttcctATTGTACAGACATCTCAagtttttacaaataatttcatttttccagcagCCTGATTCTATTTCAGATTTGTTCTCTGTCAACTATCACCTTGTTATTTTCCAACTTTCACAACTTTCAGCTCTCACAACTTTCTGCTTCTAAACTCCATGAATGTGCTGTCTACAGTCAGTGAAAAAACCCCATGCAATTGTTAGATTCTCTGTCTCCAGCAGTctg
Protein-coding sequences here:
- the DPM1 gene encoding dolichol-phosphate mannosyltransferase subunit 1 gives rise to the protein MAARGPGRVSVLLPTYNERDNLPLVVWLLARTFSDSGIDFEIIIVDDGSPDGTQEVAQQLEKIYGSDKILLRPRARKLGLGTAYIHGMKYATGNFIVIMDADLSHHPKFIPEFIRKQQEGNFDIVSGTRYKGNGGVYGWDLKRKLISRGANFLTQVLLRPGASDLTGSFRLYRKEVLQKLMEKCVSKGYVFQMEMIVRARQLGFTVGEVPISFVDRVYGESKLGGNEIVSFLKGLLTLFATT